From Nitratidesulfovibrio vulgaris str. Hildenborough, a single genomic window includes:
- a CDS encoding acyl-CoA thioesterase: MQAKKVSESEVVMTHRPLPQDANPAGYVHGGVILKHIDLAGAVAAMRHCRTPVVTASIDRMDFRAPVNVGELMLLKASVNLTGGTSLEVGVRVEAENLLTGEVRHAASAYLTFVAMGPDRKPVAVPPLLCETPTHERRCVEARRRRELRREERRAERDAQAAQHCTCDDEPVV, encoded by the coding sequence ATGCAGGCCAAGAAGGTATCGGAAAGCGAAGTGGTCATGACGCACAGGCCGCTGCCGCAGGACGCCAACCCGGCGGGCTACGTGCACGGGGGCGTCATCCTCAAGCACATAGACCTCGCCGGGGCTGTCGCCGCCATGAGGCACTGCCGCACACCCGTGGTCACCGCGTCCATCGACCGCATGGACTTTCGCGCGCCGGTCAACGTGGGTGAACTCATGCTGCTGAAAGCCAGCGTGAACCTCACGGGAGGCACGTCACTGGAGGTGGGTGTGCGTGTCGAAGCCGAGAATCTGCTGACCGGCGAGGTGCGCCACGCAGCTTCGGCCTATCTCACGTTCGTGGCCATGGGGCCGGACAGGAAGCCCGTGGCCGTGCCGCCGCTGTTGTGCGAAACGCCCACCCACGAACGCCGCTGCGTAGAAGCCCGCCGACGCCGTGAACTGCGGCGCGAGGAACGGCGTGCCGAACGTGATGCACAGGCCGCACAGCACTGCACCTGCGACGACGAGCCCGTAGTGTAG
- the thiL gene encoding thiamine-phosphate kinase yields MKGLASEEDFIACIDRHFPNAHRHVVVGRGDDCAVLACPERLCVSTDLFIEDVHFRRSYFRPEEIGHKALAVNVSDVAAMGGVPLGFSLALMTPPGMTREYADALFAGMSGLAAAYGMVLTGGDLSRGGVLGLSITVWGEPVPGRRFLRRGGCRPDDVLFVVGSLGLARAGLCALEASGRDALRLYPEACAAHLTPNPQVSAGQLLARYPSVALMDLSDGLARDVPRLVGLDRDGGLGAALELHEDDLHDEVMAYAIANGLDPVEEAFAGGEDYALLGACPEDDFEALREEVQGVVRVGTVTADGLLTLNGLPPSNSGFDHFA; encoded by the coding sequence ATGAAGGGCCTTGCGAGCGAAGAGGACTTCATCGCCTGCATCGACAGGCATTTTCCCAACGCGCACAGACACGTGGTGGTGGGGCGCGGAGACGATTGCGCCGTGCTGGCCTGCCCGGAACGCCTGTGCGTGAGCACCGACCTGTTCATCGAGGACGTGCATTTCAGACGTTCGTACTTCAGGCCCGAAGAGATAGGCCACAAGGCGCTGGCCGTGAACGTGAGCGATGTCGCCGCCATGGGCGGTGTGCCGCTGGGGTTCAGTCTCGCACTCATGACGCCCCCCGGCATGACCCGCGAGTACGCAGACGCGCTCTTTGCGGGCATGTCCGGACTGGCTGCCGCGTATGGCATGGTGCTCACCGGCGGCGACCTGTCCCGTGGCGGAGTGCTTGGTCTTTCCATCACCGTGTGGGGTGAGCCCGTGCCGGGGCGCCGGTTCCTGCGTCGTGGCGGATGCCGCCCCGACGATGTGCTCTTCGTCGTGGGCAGCCTCGGCCTCGCACGGGCGGGCCTGTGCGCGCTGGAGGCTTCAGGGCGTGACGCCCTGCGCCTGTACCCCGAAGCGTGCGCCGCGCATCTCACGCCCAACCCGCAGGTGTCAGCGGGGCAGTTGCTGGCGCGGTACCCCTCTGTGGCGTTGATGGACCTCTCGGACGGGCTGGCGCGCGATGTGCCCCGTCTTGTGGGGCTCGACCGCGACGGCGGCCTTGGTGCCGCCCTTGAACTGCACGAGGACGACCTGCACGACGAGGTCATGGCCTATGCCATCGCCAACGGACTCGACCCGGTGGAGGAAGCCTTCGCCGGAGGAGAGGACTACGCGCTGCTGGGGGCCTGCCCCGAAGACGACTTCGAGGCGCTACGTGAAGAGGTGCAGGGCGTGGTACGTGTCGGCACCGTGACTGCCGACGGCCTGCTCACCCTCAACGGCCTGCCGCCTTCCAACAGCGGTTTCGATCATTTCGCCTGA
- the tsaA gene encoding tRNA (N6-threonylcarbamoyladenosine(37)-N6)-methyltransferase TrmO, translating to MQPVLRPIGTVRSRLTRLDDCPKNGDEGAPEAWIDILPEFAAGLDTLEAGQELTLVTWLHLADRDTLAVHPRGDTSRPMRGVFNTRSPARPNPLGLHDVRLLGTAPGPDGMVRLLVAPLEALHGTPVVDIKTSLSQRRDTGWGDGVPLREAETVRRLCHTAWQRGLLSGFNGNVSLRLGATCLVTCTGAAKGDLSPGDLAVVDIASGKRIAGGKPSSELAMHLEVYRRQPRAQAIVHTHPPRLLALGLRVAPQQMLHIDVYEAQMLVSRLGSAPAHAPGTQALADAVGEAAVTREAVWMERHGLVCWGETPMQALALGEELEHLAGIHLSVL from the coding sequence ATGCAACCTGTATTGCGTCCCATCGGCACCGTGCGCTCGCGTCTGACCCGCCTCGACGACTGTCCCAAGAACGGAGACGAGGGGGCCCCCGAGGCATGGATAGACATCCTGCCCGAATTCGCGGCGGGGCTGGATACGCTGGAGGCAGGGCAGGAACTGACCCTCGTCACGTGGCTGCATCTCGCCGACCGCGACACACTCGCAGTGCATCCGCGTGGCGACACGTCGCGGCCCATGCGCGGGGTGTTCAACACCCGTTCGCCCGCCCGTCCGAACCCCCTCGGCCTGCACGACGTGCGCCTCCTGGGCACCGCCCCCGGGCCGGACGGGATGGTGCGCCTTCTGGTGGCACCGCTTGAGGCCCTGCACGGCACTCCGGTGGTGGACATCAAGACCAGCCTCAGCCAGCGGCGTGATACGGGATGGGGCGACGGCGTCCCTCTGCGTGAGGCCGAGACGGTTCGCCGTCTGTGTCACACGGCGTGGCAACGGGGTCTGCTTTCGGGCTTCAACGGCAACGTGAGCCTGCGCCTAGGGGCGACCTGTCTCGTCACCTGTACGGGGGCGGCCAAGGGCGACCTCTCTCCCGGCGACCTCGCCGTGGTCGACATCGCCTCCGGCAAGCGCATCGCAGGAGGTAAGCCTTCCTCTGAACTCGCCATGCACCTTGAGGTCTATCGTCGGCAGCCCCGGGCACAGGCCATCGTGCACACGCATCCGCCACGCCTGCTGGCCCTCGGGCTGCGTGTCGCCCCGCAGCAGATGCTGCACATCGACGTCTACGAGGCGCAGATGCTCGTATCGCGCCTCGGGTCTGCCCCCGCCCATGCCCCCGGAACGCAGGCACTGGCCGATGCCGTGGGCGAGGCGGCCGTCACCCGCGAGGCGGTCTGGATGGAACGCCACGGGCTGGTGTGCTGGGGGGAGACGCCCATGCAGGCGCTTGCGCTGGGTGAAGAACTGGAACACCTCGCGGGCATCCATCTCTCGGTTTTGTAG
- a CDS encoding KpsF/GutQ family sugar-phosphate isomerase has translation MTDDQIHQTDWLQRGRDVLDIEAEGIRAVRDRLGPSFESALALLAGCRGRVVVTGLGKSGLVGRKLAATFSSTGSPAFFLHPVEGAHGDMGSLKADDVVIAISNSGETDELNAILPSLRAIGTPIIALTGRADSSLGRGADIVLDCGVPREACPLGLAPTASTTAVLALGDALAVCLIDWKSFTENDFLRYHPGGSLGQRLRLRVAELMHTEGIPVVNEEAVCEEAVLALDKGGFGAVALTDGGGRLTGILTDGDVRRAVLRGTYGPRVGVTHIMTRNPRFARQTQSVAELIDIMEQKAITVLPITDDDHRLVGLVHLHDLLGKGGVTFAG, from the coding sequence ATGACAGACGACCAGATACATCAGACCGACTGGCTGCAACGCGGCCGCGACGTTCTCGATATCGAAGCGGAGGGCATCCGTGCCGTACGCGACAGGCTTGGCCCCTCGTTCGAATCCGCGCTGGCCCTGCTGGCAGGATGCCGCGGCCGTGTCGTTGTGACAGGCCTCGGCAAGTCGGGGCTGGTGGGCCGCAAGCTGGCCGCCACCTTCTCGTCCACGGGCAGCCCCGCCTTCTTCCTGCACCCCGTAGAGGGCGCACATGGCGACATGGGCAGCCTCAAGGCCGACGACGTGGTCATCGCCATCTCCAACTCCGGCGAGACGGATGAACTCAACGCCATCCTGCCCAGCCTGCGCGCCATCGGCACGCCCATCATCGCCCTGACCGGCCGCGCCGACTCGTCACTGGGACGCGGTGCCGACATCGTGCTCGACTGCGGCGTACCGCGTGAAGCGTGCCCGCTGGGGCTTGCCCCTACGGCGTCCACCACGGCGGTACTCGCCCTTGGCGACGCACTGGCGGTCTGCCTCATCGACTGGAAGTCCTTCACCGAGAACGACTTCCTGCGCTACCACCCCGGCGGTTCACTGGGCCAGCGGCTGCGGCTGCGCGTGGCTGAACTCATGCACACCGAGGGCATTCCGGTGGTCAACGAAGAGGCCGTGTGCGAAGAGGCCGTTCTCGCCCTCGACAAGGGCGGCTTCGGGGCCGTGGCCCTCACGGACGGCGGTGGGAGGCTGACCGGCATCCTCACCGACGGTGACGTACGCCGTGCCGTCCTTCGCGGCACCTACGGCCCGCGCGTGGGAGTCACCCACATCATGACGCGCAACCCCCGTTTCGCACGGCAGACCCAGTCGGTGGCCGAACTCATCGACATCATGGAACAGAAGGCCATCACCGTGCTTCCCATCACCGACGACGACCACCGGCTTGTGGGCCTCGTGCACCTGCACGACCTGCTGGGCAAGGGCGGCGTCACGTTCGCGGGCTAG